A region of the Aphelocoma coerulescens isolate FSJ_1873_10779 chromosome 7, UR_Acoe_1.0, whole genome shotgun sequence genome:
ACCTTCTTTAGCACTGTGTACCCCCAGATCGTGGTGGGTTTTTGGCTGCCACCCTGAGTCAAAGGCTTTGGAAACCCATCAGCGATGGCTCAGTGCACCTCAGTGAGTCTGCAGGGGGTGTGTGATGTGCTGACTGTGCCTGGGAACACAGCTGGGCACCACAGCCCCCCACACCTGCACCATTGGGATGTGCTGCTCCTTTGGGTCCCCAGGATCAGTGCCTAGGCCCAGTCCCTTGTTAACAACCACTTTTTCTATTTGACTTCACCCCTCCTTTTACTTCAGTGAAAGTTATTTCACTTACTTTTTCTTTACTCCTGTTAGCTCTTTACTGTGTTGCCTTTCTCCTTCCAATTTCTCCAACTCTTCCAGCTGATCCACTGCAGACTGGCAGACAGGGGAAGCTCCCCAACAGCTTCAGCTGAAAAAGCAGCCAAAAAGTTATCACTGACTTTCTCTCTGCTACATCATCCTCCCCATCTGCCACTTTTGTACCCTTGTTGTCAGCATTCCCACTGATTTCCTAGCTGCCTTTGTGGCTTTGGTATATTTAAAGAGCCTTTTATCAGCAGCTAGAGCATCCTTGGCAAAGCAATTTACGGATTCTTATTTTTAGCcctgtttctttcctgtttaATTGTGACCTGACATGTTTTATGGGTTTCTTTGTTCTTAGACCACTTTGGGCTTTTAGtgttgggtttggggatttttttgacaAGTTGCTataaaaatcagtgttttcaGCTCACACCCCAAAATGTGGGAGAGGTCAATTTAGTCCTGCTGGGAACCCTTAGTAAGCAAAGCTACTCCATCCCTCCCACAACACCAGACACGCCTTTGAAACAGAGAACATTACTGGGCTAAAAGGCTGAAGGATGGGAAATTTGGATAAAATAGCAACTGATGACTTTGCAGTTGCCAAACTTGACAAATGTCAGTCCTCCTCTCACAGGAGTGACAGATGAGGCAGCGCTATGCTTGCCTTGCTGTAGATTGTGGGTTATTGAACCACAAATTACCTGCAGGATCCTCTGTCTCTGGGTTGTACCAAGGTCCAGTCACCCTCCTGAGCCTGGGATGAAGCTGAGGTGGTCTCCCCAAACCCAGCTAGGAACAGCCATGTTCACCAGGACACCTGCCTGAATCCCTTCAACCCTCACCTGCGTTTCCCTAAATGTTCTCCATACCAGGGGTTTCTGCTGGGAAGCCATTCCTACTGAGGCGTTGAGCACTTCTTGCTAGAGGAGAGGCTCCTTTTCCCTTACCCCTGTCCCTCCTGTTGGAAGGAGTGCTGTCATTCCCCTTGAAAACAGCCAGCCATCAAACTCAAGGTACACAAGACGTGAAAAGCCAAGCCCCTTGGTCTGCAGTGGTGTCTTACCTTCATTGTtcactttttcttgtttagcTTCCAGCTTGGCACATCACATGCAGGACCTATGAAAAAACAGTCTCCTAAAGGAAACAAGGGGTGGCTTCCTCCAACAGGCAATCGGAAAAAATGCCAAGTGCTTCCTGCTTTCAGGCCTGAAAGGTGCTGCTTTCATGTGCAAGTTGGGATGCTGGGCTTTGCTGGGGAATGTGTGGATGCAGAGGTTCAGGGCGCAGTTTTGAGGCTGGTTTCAGGTGTAAGCAGTGCTAACAGCAGCAGGCCTGATCACCCCACCCATTCTTACCCTGCCATCCCATTACACTCCTGAGGTGCAGCTCCTCTCAGGCAGCTGCCCAGACCCAGGTTCTTATCCCACTGCCATCCCCAGCACCTAccgtgcccctccccccctcccctctcacCCCACATTGCTTGAATGTGTTTGGGTATATCCTAATAAATGGAGAATGGCACGTGACTGAAGCTATCCCAGTATTCCCAAGCAAGTATGTGTTATAACCAGGCAAACCTCTGTCCCAGTTCCTTTAGCACTCTTTAGCACAGCCTGTGCAGACAGGCCAAGCAATTACACTCTCCAGAGTGACTTTTGGTCCAGGATAAAAGTAGCTGGCAAACTTGAGTGGCAGCATCTTCCCACCTCCTCCACAGGTCATGTGCCAGCAGGATACTCTGCTTCTCAAGGACACACTGCACCTCAAGGGAGAAGATGGATGGGAGAGCCCAGGGTGCAAAATGAGTTGTGGCACATCCCTGGAGCCTCTCAGCCTGCCTGCAGGCATGTCCACACTCACACTGACAGTGAGGGTCCAACTCAGCTGCCTTTCCTATGCCTACTTGGATTTTGAAAGATAGGCAGCTGAAACAAAGCATGAGTCAAGAGGGAGCAGTCATAAAACACGACAAAAAGCTATTTTCCATGATCACATTTCCCAGAAGAGTTACACGTTGCTAATAGACAAACAGAAGTGAAATATCTGGGAGTTTGCCCTTTCGGTACAGAATTCCAGTCCAGATAAAAGCACTGTAGTAGCCTTTGAAATGCTAAAAAGGAGCAGGCTCACATGGTATCTGATAGCCGCTCCCCAGCACGGGCTAAATGAGAACTGGCTGCAGTTGCAGAAATTAGCTTTGAATTAGAGCAATGAAAATTCCTCTGCAGTTAAATGATGCAAACACCTGActatttttgctgcttttattaCCAGTGATAGCACATGTTGGGATATCACACCCTCAATAAAGTTTTACTGCATTAAAGTTTCATTTCTCATTCAGCCTTCAGCTGCATTTCCAAACTCTATTGCTTTGTAAAAGAACAGGAGATAACACTTAAAAGCCTTTCCACATGCCTCTGTAGCAGGTTACTATTTACATCTATTTTATGCATGGATCCAGACAATTTACCTCAGTGAAAGACCACGATGACCATTCCAGTGGGCTGTTACTGTTGATACAGAAAAACCCTTTTATTCAGCTCCATGTAAGCCCAAGTTTCAGTCTGCCATACAAAGATAGGGGGGAGGAGGTACCCAAACAAAAGTAGCCAGCTGAATGAAGCTGAGCTTCATGACTTTTGGCCAGTTTCTGCCTTTATCCCATCCattttccagtgtctcacccCACGCAAACTTCCCCAGATGTTTAACCCCAGATGGGTTAAACAGAGTGCTGCAGACAGCGGAACCTTTTCCTGTGCTGAAAACtcagagaaaagggggaaaggaaaggactGAGCAGAAGGATTAGAAGCTGTGAGCATCTCCTTCACCCAAGTTGTTGTGGAGACACACAGGGctcaaagaaaaacaagggaGCAGCAGGCATGGGAGGTCACACATTAAATGGGGGGGCGGAGCTCATCCAGTTTGCAGGGCTTTTCTAACTGGAGGGAGAAtgggtctctctgcctcttgtTATAAGTGTAGCCACCGTGCCTTGCTTTGCTCCTCACAGGTGAGTACTCTCAGAGGAAAAGTCAAGAAAATAAGACCAAATCCCTTCCCATCCTTTGAACAAGGTATCAGGACTAGTTAAATCCAGCTAGCCCTGCTCCCATGGAGCCATGCTGAGCATGCTGAGATGCACACAGATGGTGGGGTTGGCTGAGGCCACCAGAACCTGGGCTCTTACAGACCCTGCCAATGGCAGATGCTGTGCAGCCAGGTGACAGCAGCAAAGGGGACAGGAGTGAACTGGGAGGAAGAAACAGTGAAACCTCAGAAAAACAACAGGGAGAAAATAGCACCTTTTCTCACCAGGCTACTTCTGAGAAAGCAGGACCTACCTTCTTTTGCTACAGAAGCCACATGAGAAAGATCAGGACTGTTTAGTTCTCAGCTTTCAATCACTTAACTGGCAAGTGTGAGCTGGCTTTGGTCACAGAGAGCACTGGAAACAAGCATCTGCATGGACATCCTGGTCACCTCTGCAGCCACATACAGTGTTCTCTACCACTGACCCCCAAACTTGTCACTTAAACTGAAAGACACTTTGTTTTTCATCTGGGCCATTAACAGCTGCCATCAGACAGAGCAGCTTGTCcagcattttcaaaggaaacCCAGCTGCACTCACTACCCAGTTCCCACCAAAAGCAACCACTGAATATTGGTGCCAGTCTCACAACAATAAACATTTTAGCTTCTGTAGTACTAAATAACATTTCTGAACTTCCGAGTGAAAGCTGGGTGCTGATGTGCTGATATAACTAGTCTGTGCATGCTTGTGTCTAAACTCTGCACAAATTTTAACATAAAATAGTCTctggagtttaaaaaaaaccaaaacacttaaATCACTGGGAGGAACATAAGAAAGCCTTGGTACtgagaaaaaataatgtttaataGGAAAACTTAATCTGTTTAtgtaaaaaccaaaccacaaaataGAACAGAATTAAACGATGCTTTAAATGATTGTAATCTAtaaatatatgtacatatatgtgAATATAAGTATGCCAGTCAACAGATGATGCACACTCAGTAAAATACactaaaatataaatttttttacAGACAGATTTAtgtaagaaatttaaaaaaccccaaacaccaagCTTATGATCATTCAAACATTAagactgcaaaagaaaaaaaaatgctaacaCTTTCCACAGGAGCTAAAAATGTAAAATCAATGCAGTTTTGCAAGATGAAGAAGAACAGTGTTTGTTAGAAGATATTTTATCTTGTCATTGTATTGGGAAGGAAGGCTGTGGAAAAGGTCAGACAAGTCCCATTGTCTCACACAACACAGGTCAGCAGAGATCTGAACAGAATGCTTTCAGATGGGAAATATTTGGGGGTTGAGAAGGGTGAAGAAACCTGTATCTGATACAGTAAAGTGAAACAGGCCAGGTTCTCATGAAAAACAGTTTCCATCTTCCCATAGTTCAAACTGAGTGAGCACAAATCCAAGCGAAGTTCTGGGTACTGACATTTTTTCAGCATCACACATATTGCCTGGACCATCTTCCAGAAGAACTGAAAACCAGCAGGGTTAAAATCCTTTATCTTGTCTGCACTCACTCTCTTGCCAATGTACTGTCCTCACTGAAGAAGTCTAATGTTTATTGGAACACATTAgttcttttaaaagaagttcTCTTCTTCTCCCTACTCTCTCATATTTTTCCCTTATTTCAAAGTTGTCCATGATCTCTTTCAAGCAGGAGTTTTTCTCTAGGAAATCTTGAGAGAATCTGGGGTTAAGGACGTTGTTGTCTCTTCTGCTGAAGTAACTGCATTGGTGAGAGGCTGTGAAACTCTTTGCTCTTGAGCCAGTGTTGTGGTGGTCATCCATCCTTCTACTGCTCTGGTTGCTCAATATCTGCTCTGCATCCTAAAGCTCCTAGGCTCCCGTGATATTTCGTACTACAGAGAATTTTCAGacaagaaaagaagagaaataaggagtcacaaggatcatcaagtccagcacTTGCATAAATGGCCCATACAGAGATCAACCCCATAACCTCGGTGTTATTAACCCAAACTGAGCTAATATCAGGCCTCTGCTTCCTCCAGGGCTCCCTTGCAGAATTCAAGGAtaaaacaggcttttttttttttagaacatTCCTTCCAGGTAATGACACACCTCTGCTGACCAGGCTCCCCTGGGCTACAGCAGTGCAAAAGCTGTTCTAGATTATTCATGGCACTTCACACCTTTCCCCGCTGcaatgctgcagcagctgcagaggctTTTGCTGTgaacaaggcagcagcagccgggTGGGAGAACACAACTCCCTGGGCATCTGTCCCAGCTTAAACTGACTGTGAATCTTGCAGGAGCCCGCAGCTGGGAGGTGCCACTGCAGCACCTGTTGACTCTACAATAGCCTAAAAGAAGCTCAGGTGGTAGCAGCCTGTGATACTTGCAGGCACACCTGTGCTGAGGGCTGAGTTTGGTCAGTGCAGGCAAATATCCTATGACACAGCAGACCACCGGGCACCCAAGCTCTTGCTTGGACCCTTGCTTTTCACATATCCCTCCTGTGGCTCAAGGATGACTACTGGGGCCTAGAAAGGTCTTTATGAGGGCTGATCTCTGTACTAAGGCAAATTTCCATATTAAGacaatttttttcagctgcagctacAGTTGTTTGCATGCCTTTATAGCACTTTGGCCTTCTAGACCAAGGGAGGATGTAAAAGGGGAGCTGAGGTTCCAACAGTGTCTGCAGCCCACAATGCCACCATTCAGGAATTCCGTTCCCACAGGACTATGTGAAACACTTACCAAATCATCATAATCCCTCTCTGGAAAATGACCCCTACTTGTGGAATGCATCTCATAGGGGTTGTTTGACTGATATCCTGGGTTTGCATGTCCAGAACTGGTCTGGACCCTGGGGAACATGCCTGGTCTGTTATCAGATCTATTTGTGTTGGAATACTCTGGCTGTATCAGGGTCCTCTTCTCTGGAGTTcgttttccttttgctcttcaGAGGAAATGAAAGAACAAAGGAGATTTTAAAAGACTATTTAGTGTGCCTTACTTATTAAGTCCAACTTATTGGTTGCCCACTCCCACCTTATTTTGAATGCTCAGTTCCGTCCTGAAGCATGCAACAGATTTTTATAGCATACCTAGTGCAAAACCCTTTTTATGAACACACAGCAATGTTCCTATTCAACTGTAAGAAATATTCTTACCTGACTGAAATAATACAGACTGCTATCAGTAAACTCAGGATTATGGCTCCACTCACTGCGCCCACAATTATAAGGATGAATTCActatctggggggaaaaaacacagcaaacaagaaatgtgtCAGTTGATCAATTGAAAACTCACAGTGAATATTGAAAaacaaggggaaggaagggaggaggggaggaggggaggaattTATTCCCAGGCTCCTGGTGCTTACAATATTTTGTGGACACAGAAAGATGCAAATTAAGGATCTGCATTGAAGACCATCTCTTCTGGACAGCTATTTTGACCCCAGCTCTAGTTCCTAATGCTATGCACTGAATGGTTTTATACATAGGTGAGGTGTAGGAACAACTGGGAGGGTGCAGGGGTTGTCTAAGCTAGTATTGATGCTAAATTATGTAGTTAGGTGTCACTTAGACTCTTCTCATGCCCTAAGCACATAAGGCAACAGagaaatttcacttttttttttctaacattttCCTTCAATAAATGCGGAATGGTGGCACCCCTAAAGGCTACTACTTTTTTGTTCTCTCAGACAGATTAAGCATAACTAGGTATTTTTCAACACCATaattaaaaatcagaaattctTATACTTACTGTCACTGCATTCCTCCCCAGAGTAGCCCACTGGACaactaaaaaagagaaaaaaaggaaaagaggaaagaaagaaaataatgatctttagggtcccttttaatccaaaccattctatgattctatgatcacaAAACAATAGCATATTTCCCCTTTTTATCAACAATTTCTCCACAAAGTGTGTTCATTACAGGTTTCCTCTTTAATCCTATCTTAATATTGAATTATTTACTCCCATTAGAGTGAAACAATCTGAGCTTTTCGGAGTGATTGGTGATCTTAGCACTCAAAGTTTCAGGTTCTCAGTCTGAAAAATGTTAAAAGGACCTAATTTTTCTAAAGAACTAAGCTCTGCACCTCTGAGCCACTTGGAACTGCCATGCAATGTCTTTAACAAAAACCTCAGTATAAGGTCTATAACGACTGGCAACTCTTTACCTTCCTCCCACAGTAGTtccatatatttaaaatatatcaaCTTTATGGTAAGAAATTTTCAATTTGCAGCAGTAATCACCACAAAAAGAGCTGAATTAATGGATATGGGGAGTGAGTCTCTCTGCTTATCCACCAGAGTGGAGCACAACCAGTCACTCACTCGGCTTCACCAGCAAACACCACTGTTCTGTCCTGATCCTGAGCTGACAGAAATACCCTCAGGAGAAAACCAGGAGGGAATAACATAGGTCTGAAAGTTACCGGGAAACAGTCCCCACTGATACAAGTGGAAACATTCCAGGGATTGGAGGCACGTCTTGCTCTGATGCCTATTGCTTACTAAACACTTCAGCACAGCAGTTCCCATGGCTCAGCCACTCTGCAGGAGTAGTTTGTGTTTATGTGGTGGTGAAGTACTTCATCCTCTTCACTGCCTCACGGGTGACCTTGGCTCTCTTTGACTTTCCTCTGAGGTGTTATGAGTGCACACAAAAGACGAATGCCAAGGAATGAAAATGCCACAACTTGTGGCACCACAGGAGTTTGTCCACCTGCTCTCCCCCTTGGGCACCTCTCTGATTCTCGTAGCTGCAGCCCATTCTTCTGGACTGCAGCTGACCCTGTAATAGATGTTCTTCTCCCCTGCCTTTGCCTACAACACAGGAATGCAATAAAAACCTGAGTACTCACGCCACACAGTTTCCATCCTGCTGTTTAAAGTTAGTCATACATTTGCATGCTGGACCCGTTTTTTCTCGTACACAGTACTTGTGTGCCGCTGCAGAACAGTTTTTACTGCAAGCTGTATTTTCAGGGAGAAAAACATGAGTGAATTGCAGataaaagattattttattGCTCTGGAAACACATACACCCCTTTCTTGTGCTTTAAATCATCAGAATAGCTTTTTTTAGGACTGTACCtatgcaaaaaaaccctgaaatatAAAATCACAAAATTAGAAGTAAACAGGCTGTGTTTAAAACCATCCAACTTCACCAAAAAAGAAATCTGGCTAGGCTGCATCTTACATAGGCAAGAAATGGCCTGCAGTTTGATCTCACAGCAGATGATTTGTATGGCAAACTGTATCAGTTTTAGACAGGCATGGGGGTCACAAAGGCCTACACCAGATCACATCTCACTGGGATTTATTGTAGCCAGCTTTCGTAGCTTTATCATtgatttttgagggtttttttgtttttcttaaaatcttatatcttttttttttccttctgtagtGTGAAAATTTTAGTttccataagaaaaaaataaggtatttagaaaaaaattatgtaaatcAAAGGGCTTTGGAGGGTAGCTAAAAATATAAACAGAGCACTCACTAAAAGAActcaaaacaagaaaataaataaaaccccaacaactaaCAGGTCccaaaaatgacagaaatcATTCTTCTCACAAAAACCTGTCTAAATCCAGGTAATGCAAACCTAGAATTATAAGCAAGGAACAGAGCCTTAACAGGTCATTGTAGTGCATCATGAGACTTCCAGTTCTGTCAGCTGCCTTCAAGTAACATGTAGAATTTATTCCCAAAATATGTCCTAGCAGAGAAAGCTGTGAGTATAGGATTCAATCTGTTCCATCCTTTACCTGTTTATGTTTCAGTTCTTACCAGGAGTCTAACAATGCTTTCAAAGACTTGCCTACTCACTGGTTTCAGTGATGATTTTATCAAGTTTTAGTAATTTATTCTACTGGAATAAAATTATAGATTTGTTCAAAGTGAAACATGAGGATGTATTTCTATGGCTGTCTTCACAGGATGCACATTCCCTGATTTTTAGAGGTCAGCACATTTGCCCAGCACCCTTCTCAAAAAGGAACTGagacagggaaaaagcaggtCAGCCTTTCAGGGATAGAAAAAGCAGCAAGGTTCTTACCTGAACAAGAACGATCATCCCATTCTGTCTTTTCGAAATCAGGTTTGCATCTGCATTCTGGAAACATGTCCTTGTCCTCTTGACACTCCGTGGTTTGATTATCACATTGATAAATAGCacaatgttttgtctctttaaaagagaaacagggagcaaaCCTGAATACCTTTTCATAGAAAGCAGTGCACTTGCCCAGTAAatcataaataaattatttagtaattctaaagagaaaaaattataaGTCCTTTTCCTGGGACATCAATATTGCAGACTTTTGGACCAGCCCATTGTTTCCCGTTGCTCTTTACCAATTAAGGTCCTGTTTCCATCACATCTTCTGACCTTCTGTTTCTCAGCCTCCTACAACTGCTTCCAAACCTTCCTGGCTCCAGTCTATGAAAAGGGACATTCTGCCTGTAAGTTCATATTCTGAACACTGACTTTCTGActcaccttaaaaaaaaaaaaccctacagagAAAACTATTGAGAAAGAGAAAACTATTCTCTTAGGTTTTTTTCTACAACTGAACTGTTAGACCTAGATCCCATATAGTTGGAGAGAGATATAAACATCTATGGGCATGCAGCTCATTTCATGAGTAGCATTAGTATTCTGTCTGCCCAATGTGTTGCTCTTTAGATCCATGTCCTTGTGGTGGGAATGGTTTAAAGACCTCAGTGCATGGCATGCTGTAGAGGAATGTGACTGCACTGGTGCCTTGGGAGCTCTCAGAGGTTTTCTATTTCCTCCTCATGCTTAGGATCAGCACATAGGAAACGTCATGACTGAGGCAGATACAGTCACCTTCAGAGACCATACTCAGGCTTTAAGCCATGAAATGGACTCTTAATTATTATCCATGCCTTTTGAGAAAGCTGATTTCAAAATAGGAactcatatttaaaaaaaaaaaaatgagagcgagaaaaaaaatcttattttaattagaaaatctTTCTCCCAGTATTACACTCTTAGTAATGCAAGACTTTACTGGTTTAGATCAACGAATCACTTAGCAGCTAATCAGTGAGGCCTTGTTTCAATTACCATGGCTTATTATGGGAGAAGTCTAAAGAGACTTTCATCCTATTTTCCCAGTAAAATACTGGCTTATTCTCAGAAGCACGATCTATCTCTGTATATATTTTATCCTGAATTTTCCCACTACCTAACAATCAGCAAGTTAAAACTGCCATGTCATTGCTTAGCACAGAATAAatattctccttttcctctttacACAGGAAGTAGAAAGCCTTGATAAGACAAAAGACCCTAGCACTGAATGGTTGAATCTTCAAAATTATCAAGATTGAACATTCAGGTCCTTAAAATCAGCAAGGCTTATGATTTGATGAGCTTCTATGCCCACAGAAATCTTCCAACCAGGTTTTAAGAACCTCTGTTTCTGCTGATTAGTTACTTTCCTAGTAAGGAGTTACATACCTTCATAAGAATAGACATATGACTGATTCCCTCCTTCACTGATTATTACAAGTTGTACTGTAGAATTAATTAAGGTCTCATTTACAGTTGAGTTCCACGTGAACAGGTTTGACACTGTTACATTCAGTGTACCAGAATTTCCGCTTTCTTTTGCAGGTCTGAAAAGGACAGATAGCACCATGTTAAAGTTTCACATAGTCCATATGGATAGCAAGCTAGATGCAAAGACAAGAGAAAATTTCTGCCAaatctccctctctcccctaGCTTCTTTCTTCCCATAACATAGGTAGTTGCCAAGAGACCTGAAAATGGGTGTAAATCTTGCTCAGGAATACATTACCAGCCATCTTCCCAGTGGGTCCAGCTGTAAATAGGTAGCTGCTGGATTTAATGCTAACAACATTGCTCCTTTGTGTGCTGTTGACACACAACTAACATTTTCTAACTGGGTTAACTTCAAGCCAGCTGTAGTGTGGAGAACCTCATCCGTTAGACCCCAACTTTCACGTGCTTCCATCAGCCTGTGGTGTCAACCAGGCACGATGTGGAGAACATACCCTGAAGTGTGGTGAGGATAATTCAGGGTATGACCACAATGAATGCAGAAGGGTCTCTGCAGTGTAGAGGTATCTGTGCCAACTGTCCACCAGCTGGGTTGGGTTCAGCTCACAGCAACCTCCCTGGCGTGAGGTGGAGAACAGCAGTGACTTCCCTGTTCTTCAGCTAAACCTCATGCTGCCAGGATATGCACAC
Encoded here:
- the MUC13 gene encoding mucin-13, which translates into the protein MEGPGTTEQTLLVVLQFRLDAQSPTQEGQSSCWHPSEEGQPTQSLSSSSMVGLHEHIPPASTHFPSRLPSTVKDRVPLTFTQMILGRRPLWGSGDVQAVHSLMGLEPNDTTSANTTVSTTTKPPVDFCREYPCGRNLATCISLQSNYTCECQYGFYYSNENCYRGKIYPATIGVGASYSDSLQTVNSTEYEKVFNNITEFFEKAFRNLTDYRQTVIVKIQPAKESGNSGTLNVTVSNLFTWNSTVNETLINSTVQLVIISEGGNQSYVYSYEETKHCAIYQCDNQTTECQEDKDMFPECRCKPDFEKTEWDDRSCSACSKNCSAAAHKYCVREKTGPACKCMTNFKQQDGNCVACPVGYSGEECSDNSEFILIIVGAVSGAIILSLLIAVCIISVRAKGKRTPEKRTLIQPEYSNTNRSDNRPGMFPRVQTSSGHANPGYQSNNPYEMHSTSRGHFPERDYDDLYEISREPRSFRMQSRY